DNA sequence from the Bradyrhizobium sp. CIAT3101 genome:
AGATCGAAGCGGCAGCGCTATGCGGCAGGATGATGCCGTTTTCCGCGAAGAAACGCGAGAGCTGCTTCATTAAAGCTGCTGCGCCTGGCGCAGGATAGGCCTCACGATAGTCGCTCGGGATGTGTGCCATCGGATGGATACGAAAGAGCGAGGCGGCTCCAGTCACGTACACGGTACGCGCCGGGTTGAGATGGCCCGACCAATCCCGTCTCGGACAATGTTTCCAAGCGTCTCAAGATGTGCAAAAGCCGCATGATCTAAATGCCGCATTGCGACGAGTCCCGCTGTCATCGATAGTGGATTCCCGGAAAATGTTCCACCTTGCGGAAGCAGTGGCGGGCCGGATGAGGCGTCGAAAACCTTCATCACATCCTCGCGACCGCCAACTGCCCCAATTGGCAAACCGCCGCCGATAATCTTGCCCATTGTGATGAGGTCCGGAACAAGGCCATAGCGGGTGGAAGCCCCTCGGAAACCTTGTCTGAGATTCAGGACTTCATCGGCAATGACCAGAATGCCATGCTTACTGGCAGTTTCCTGAACTGCAGCAATAAATTCGGGCTTCGCCGCAATTAGCCCTCGACGGCTAGCACTACTTTGGGTGCGCCGGGAGACCGGCAAGGAGTAGATGGTGAAAGTCCATTGCGATGAGGGTGTAGCGAACCACATCGGCCCCGAGCCGTGCGCAGGCCTCCGCGAGGGTGTCGGCGAAGCGTCGGTAGGGGAGCATGCAGGCCAGCCGCCTCATGGCGAGGCTCGGAAGCGTTCATTCGCTCAGTCATTGATCCCGATGAAACCATGCATCATGAGCATTGGCGTCGGGAAGTTTGCCGTCATCTCGGGTATGGGTTTGTCGATCCTGACGATGCCATTGCTTGTGGGGCGGACCGGGCGACGATGTGGCCACGGGCACCATCGGACCCGAAGGGTCGATGCTATTCGACGTTCCGCTGCCCGCCATCTTCGGTAGCAATGCAAATCCGAGAGAAGTGCGAGCTACCCTCGCGTGGCTTGCGCCGAGACTCTGGATGCTTACCCTTCGCAAAAAAAACGATGCGCTTGGGGGCTCTTGCATCGGAGCTATTGGTCGATCTCCAACAAAGTCGCGCTGGAGAAGTTCGCTTTTGAGGCCTCTTCGGAAGATATGGGCATGCAGAGGCAGGCATTGCGGGCGTTACGTTCCGTGGACGAGGCAAGCAACGAAATTGCGATATTTCCCAGCATGACTTATTGCCGGCGCCCACAAGCGCGAAGGTTCTGAAGAGAGGCTCAGAATTGGCCTCTCGAAACGCCGTATGGTCCGGCCTTGGCAAGTCGAACTGCAGCTACGGGCAATTAAGAGGCGGTAACCATCCCGGGGAGATCTCAGAGGACAGATCCGATCATTCTGATTCCTCGTCAGCTTCTCGAAAGCTAAACCTCTCAGAACGTGTTTATCCAGGGGCCGGCGTTAACTGCCTAGATCTGCCAGGAGAATGGGATGGATCCGTTCAACAACGTCAACCCATTCGAGGCCTCGGACGTAGAGCGGACGCATGACGACAGGCTGCTGACGCAGCAGGCGGACGCCGGGTTTCAGCAGCACCTGAACGAGTTGCATCCGCACGAGCGCCAATCCTCCAATTCAAATAGCCTCGGCCAGCCCCATGTTGTGTCGCACAGAGATGCAGAGCAGTTGAGTATGCCGCGCGAGGATCGCGTCGGACAAAGCACCTCGTGGTCGCCATCGGATCCGCCCTCTGAACAATGGGGTAATCAGAATGTGCGTTTTGCGGCCGCGGATCACGGTCGCCAGTTGCCGGGCAGTTTCAGCCTGACAGATTGCTGGCAGGGCATGGATGCAGCTGCCGATTGGCCGACGCATAGTGTCGATCAGGAGGAGCATTCGTGGGCTGAGGCCGATGATGTGGTGTCGGAGTGGCCAACGTCCCCCGCAATTCCTTGGGAGCACAGCCTCGAGGCATCGACCCTCGGCCGACAGCCCCGGCCGGGCGATGGCAATACTTCAAGAGGAGGCCACTGGCTCCCCCTCCCGCCGGCCCCGGCGCAGTGGACCGACGGCTTGCACGGCACAGGCGCCTCCACATCTAGCTATTCTAGCAATCTGACGAACCTTGAAGACCCCGTCCTCAGGGAAGCGCAGCTTGAGCAGATCCTGGACAGTTGGGCTGGCGAACCGGGGCAGACGGAAAACGAGGACCGGCACGAGGCCGCAAGACGAATAAGAGCCTGGGCAGAAGCCGGAGACGTCTATGCACGGCTGGAGCTGCCACGCCTGGGCCTGACGACATTGCCCGCCGCCTTTCCGGCCGGACTCCAGTCTCTTGACGTGAGCGACAACGACTTGGTGCACCTGCCCGACACGCTCCCGGCCGGACTCCGGACGCTCGGCGCCAGCGGCAACCGGTTGACCAGCCTGCCCGACATCCTTCCGATCGGACTCCAGTCACTGTTAATCGGCGACAATCTGCTGACCAGACTGCCCGCAACTCTTCCGGAGAACCTTTCGACGCTTGCTGTCGTCAACTGCCGGCTGACTAGCCTGCCGGACGCACTGCCGACGGGGCTCCAGGACCTCGATGTCCGCGGCAACCTGCTGACCAGCCTGCCCAACACACTCCCAACCGGACTTCA
Encoded proteins:
- a CDS encoding aminotransferase class III-fold pyridoxal phosphate-dependent enzyme, whose translation is MWFATPSSQWTFTIYSLPVSRRTQSSASRRGLIAAKPEFIAAVQETASKHGILVIADEVLNLRQGFRGASTRYGLVPDLITMGKIIGGGLPIGAVGGREDVMKVFDASSGPPLLPQGGTFSGNPLSMTAGLVAMRHLDHAAFAHLETLGNIVRDGIGRAISTRRVPCT